The Chiloscyllium punctatum isolate Juve2018m chromosome 42, sChiPun1.3, whole genome shotgun sequence genome includes a region encoding these proteins:
- the LOC140465859 gene encoding cytochrome c oxidase subunit NDUFA4-like isoform X2: MRGLPEAKAPELIPLFTFIGVGSLGASMYLLRLALRNPDVSWDRKNNPEPWNKIAPNEQYKFFSVNMDYNQLKKDRPDF; the protein is encoded by the exons ATGCGTGGCCTGCCCGAAGCGAAGGCCCCTGAG ctAATTCCATTGTTTACCTTCATTGGAGTTGGAAGTTTGGGAGCAAGCATGTATCTCCTGCGGCTTGCTCTTCGTAACCCTGATGTTAG CTGGGATCGCAAGAATAACCCTGAACCGTGGAATAAAATAGCACCCAATGAACAGTACAAG ttCTTTTCTGTGAACATGGACTACAATCAACTGAAGAAGGATCGGCCAGATTTCTAA
- the LOC140465859 gene encoding cytochrome c oxidase subunit NDUFA4-like isoform X1, with protein MLGLMIKQAKSHPSLIPLFTFIGVGSLGASMYLLRLALRNPDVSWDRKNNPEPWNKIAPNEQYKFFSVNMDYNQLKKDRPDF; from the exons ATGCTGGGATTAATGATCAAACAGGCCAAAAGCCACCCGAGT ctAATTCCATTGTTTACCTTCATTGGAGTTGGAAGTTTGGGAGCAAGCATGTATCTCCTGCGGCTTGCTCTTCGTAACCCTGATGTTAG CTGGGATCGCAAGAATAACCCTGAACCGTGGAATAAAATAGCACCCAATGAACAGTACAAG ttCTTTTCTGTGAACATGGACTACAATCAACTGAAGAAGGATCGGCCAGATTTCTAA